The following coding sequences are from one Aquificaceae bacterium window:
- a CDS encoding nucleotidyltransferase substrate binding protein produces MKEGLSEAKTPLEIDGVLQRFEYTFESFWKFLKILLEYHGFECKI; encoded by the coding sequence ATGAAGGAGGGGCTGTCAGAGGCAAAAACTCCTCTTGAGATTGACGGAGTTCTGCAGAGGTTTGAGTATACCTTTGAGTCCTTCTGGAAGTTTCTGAAGATACTTCTTGAATATCACGGCTTTGAATGCAAAATATAA
- a CDS encoding nucleotidyltransferase substrate binding protein, whose product MQNIKTAFRAGFLEDDELFLDMLEDRNLASRIYSEAESREVFERIKGRYMDKLERFLEGITEVF is encoded by the coding sequence ATGCAAAATATAAAGACAGCCTTCAGGGCAGGGTTTCTGGAGGATGATGAGCTTTTCCTTGACATGCTTGAAGATAGAAATCTCGCCTCACGCATATACAGTGAGGCAGAAAGCAGAGAGGTGTTTGAAAGGATAAAGGGAAGATACATGGACAAACTTGAACGGTTTTTAGAGGGGATTACAGAAGTCTTTTAG
- a CDS encoding phosphoribosyltransferase family protein: MIGLLQRLGLSSEKCLSCGGFFSGSSQGFLCDRCLEAIKPHHPMDYSEKIEYVASYRVFGMYESVLREVLHGIKFGNSKSLALLLGRRIKEHLPDYLEEIKPDMITFPSLNIRRFWGRGFNHVEYILRGAEVPYMKVFRRRDISPPLARLNAEKRQKAVLGHMLRDEFIDFIEGKRVLLVDDLLTTGSTIKRLAYLLLSVGAEEVHAYFIAKG, from the coding sequence GTGATAGGTCTGCTTCAGAGACTTGGACTTTCTTCTGAGAAATGCCTTTCCTGTGGGGGTTTTTTCAGTGGTTCCTCTCAGGGCTTTTTATGCGATAGATGCCTTGAAGCCATAAAACCTCACCATCCCATGGACTACTCAGAAAAGATTGAATATGTGGCTTCTTACAGGGTTTTTGGTATGTATGAGAGCGTTCTGAGAGAGGTCCTTCACGGCATAAAGTTTGGAAATTCAAAAAGCCTTGCACTGCTTCTGGGCAGAAGGATAAAAGAGCACCTGCCGGATTATCTTGAAGAGATAAAGCCAGACATGATAACCTTTCCTTCTCTTAACATAAGAAGGTTCTGGGGAAGGGGATTTAACCATGTGGAGTATATACTCAGAGGGGCAGAGGTGCCATACATGAAAGTCTTCAGAAGAAGGGACATAAGTCCACCCCTTGCACGCCTTAACGCAGAAAAAAGACAGAAGGCAGTTCTCGGACACATGCTCAGGGATGAGTTTATAGACTTTATTGAGGGTAAAAGAGTTCTTCTGGTGGACGACCTTCTGACTACAGGCTCCACCATAAAAAGGCTTGCATACCTGCTCCTCTCTGTGGGTGCGGAGGAGGTGCATGCCTACTTTATCGCAAAGGGCTAA
- the radC gene encoding DNA repair protein RadC has product MYRRNKSIRELPEELKPREKMLRLGAESLTEEELLALILGSGTREMDVLSLSREIVRLGWQRLGKMSPEEVIKSFKGIGEAKACQIKAIIELAKRISDPYEGVFINNPEEAYRFLKNMVDERREHLIALYLAPTNRLIAHEVIAIGRMNALHAEPREILYHAINTACHSILVAHNHPKGELRPSREDIEFTKRLRDACKLMGFELLDHLIINRKGYVSLKREGYM; this is encoded by the coding sequence ATGTATCGGAGGAATAAAAGCATAAGGGAGCTTCCGGAGGAACTGAAGCCGAGGGAGAAAATGCTCAGGCTCGGGGCGGAGAGCCTCACAGAGGAAGAACTGCTGGCACTGATTCTTGGCTCTGGCACCAGAGAGATGGATGTGCTCAGCCTTTCAAGGGAAATAGTGAGGCTGGGATGGCAGAGACTGGGCAAAATGTCCCCAGAGGAAGTCATAAAGAGCTTTAAGGGTATAGGTGAGGCAAAGGCATGTCAGATTAAGGCCATAATAGAGCTTGCAAAGAGGATAAGCGACCCTTACGAGGGGGTCTTCATAAACAATCCAGAAGAAGCCTACAGATTTTTAAAGAACATGGTGGACGAAAGAAGGGAACATCTCATAGCCCTCTATCTCGCACCAACCAACAGACTTATAGCACACGAGGTGATAGCCATAGGCAGGATGAACGCCCTGCACGCAGAGCCAAGGGAAATACTCTACCACGCCATAAACACCGCCTGTCATTCCATCCTAGTAGCCCATAACCATCCAAAGGGCGAGCTGAGACCTTCAAGGGAGGACATAGAGTTCACAAAAAGGCTCAGGGATGCCTGCAAGCTCATGGGCTTTGAGCTCCTTGACCATCTCATAATAAACCGAAAGGGTTATGTTTCCCTCAAAAGGGAGGGCTATATGTGA
- a CDS encoding hemolysin family protein yields MEILGFLLGAFFFILLEAFFAGSEIALVSVDRGRVMNLYRRTKQEFLRDFHENPEDYITLTMLGYTVSIVFASTFYTLAVIKLSDYLPFIRGLEVLFSASLVVFTLLLGELLPKSLFQKHAERLILPSLWILSRLKTFTKPILTISRGVSRFITDILRDRYQERLQKEEIIKLMEETAAREESLRIALQSITMRDLFVTEEIRPIKEVVMVEENAGIEQVMELMKESQYRRLPVYRRRVDQIVGYVDLFDLVQSRHARFIRELIRPVHYFSEFTTLDKVFDFFKRSKEHMGLVVDERGNILGIITWDDLQSYLIGGLSEGRAEEDEDILEIEKDIWIAEGSVERERIERLLNIELPEGPYTTLGGFLSFNLKGLPEKGQVVDYQGYRFKVVQRDERRIIKVRIERHVSEE; encoded by the coding sequence ATGGAGATATTAGGATTTCTTCTTGGTGCCTTTTTCTTCATACTGCTTGAAGCCTTCTTTGCTGGGTCTGAGATAGCCCTTGTGAGCGTGGACAGGGGAAGAGTGATGAACCTGTATAGAAGGACAAAACAGGAGTTTCTCAGGGACTTTCACGAAAACCCAGAGGACTACATAACCCTTACCATGCTCGGCTACACGGTTAGTATAGTCTTTGCCTCTACCTTTTACACCCTTGCGGTTATTAAGCTCTCCGATTACCTCCCCTTTATAAGAGGACTTGAGGTGCTCTTTTCCGCAAGCCTTGTAGTCTTCACCCTCCTTCTTGGAGAACTGCTCCCCAAAAGCCTCTTCCAGAAGCATGCAGAAAGGCTAATCCTGCCTTCCCTGTGGATTTTAAGCAGGCTCAAGACCTTTACAAAGCCAATTCTCACCATCTCAAGAGGTGTAAGCAGGTTTATCACCGATATCCTCAGAGACAGGTATCAGGAAAGGCTTCAGAAAGAGGAAATCATAAAGCTTATGGAAGAGACTGCAGCAAGAGAAGAAAGCCTCCGAATAGCTCTTCAGAGCATAACCATGAGGGACCTTTTTGTGACAGAAGAGATTAGACCCATAAAAGAGGTGGTCATGGTGGAGGAAAATGCCGGTATTGAGCAGGTCATGGAACTTATGAAGGAAAGCCAGTATAGAAGACTCCCCGTCTACAGAAGAAGAGTTGACCAGATAGTGGGCTATGTGGACCTTTTTGACCTGGTGCAGAGCAGGCATGCAAGATTTATAAGGGAGCTAATAAGGCCTGTCCATTACTTTTCAGAGTTTACAACCCTTGACAAGGTTTTTGACTTTTTCAAGAGAAGCAAGGAACATATGGGTCTTGTGGTGGATGAGCGCGGAAACATACTGGGCATAATTACATGGGATGACCTCCAGAGCTATCTTATAGGAGGTCTTTCTGAAGGAAGGGCAGAGGAAGATGAGGACATATTGGAGATAGAAAAGGATATATGGATAGCAGAGGGCAGCGTGGAGAGGGAGAGGATTGAAAGGCTCCTGAACATTGAGCTTCCAGAGGGTCCCTACACAACCCTCGGTGGATTTCTCTCCTTCAATCTTAAAGGTCTTCCAGAAAAGGGGCAGGTGGTAGACTATCAGGGATACCGTTTTAAAGTGGTTCAGAGGGATGAAAGGAGGATAATAAAGGTGAGGATAGAAAGACATGTATCGGAGGAATAA
- the prmC gene encoding peptide chain release factor N(5)-glutamine methyltransferase: MKVRQLLQKPSRASLRDRALLLAHLLGTDHKELYFMEGLEVPPEVEERFFRELSRLEEGYPLQYILGEWDFYGMTFFVEEGVLIPRPETEILVEEVLKRLPEDKPLLGLELGVGTGCISVSLLYYRTNLRMLGSDISLRALRLTRKNALRHGVSDRLLLFAGDLFTPLKPYPFDLLVSNPPYIPEAHWEKLPKSIRIEGYSSLIGGVRGWEFYERLAAGVADYLKPGGLIALEIGHDQGEVVRRLFEEKGFKVETIRDYSGQERVVLGWRY, encoded by the coding sequence ATGAAGGTCAGACAGCTCCTTCAAAAACCCAGCAGAGCATCCCTCAGGGACAGAGCACTCCTTCTGGCACACCTTCTGGGAACAGACCATAAGGAGCTTTATTTTATGGAAGGCCTTGAGGTTCCCCCGGAGGTGGAGGAAAGATTTTTCAGAGAACTCAGCAGACTTGAGGAGGGGTATCCTCTTCAGTATATCCTGGGTGAGTGGGACTTTTATGGTATGACCTTCTTTGTGGAGGAAGGTGTTCTCATACCGAGGCCGGAGACGGAAATTCTTGTGGAGGAGGTTCTCAAGAGACTGCCAGAGGATAAACCTCTTCTGGGCCTTGAGCTGGGCGTGGGCACAGGGTGCATAAGCGTGAGTCTTCTATATTACAGGACAAACCTGCGCATGCTTGGAAGTGATATAAGTCTGAGAGCTCTCAGGCTTACAAGGAAGAATGCCCTCAGACATGGAGTTTCAGACAGGCTTTTGCTCTTTGCAGGAGACCTATTTACGCCTCTAAAGCCCTACCCCTTTGACCTTCTTGTTTCAAACCCCCCATACATTCCGGAGGCTCACTGGGAAAAACTCCCCAAGAGCATAAGAATAGAAGGCTATTCCTCTCTCATAGGTGGAGTGAGGGGATGGGAGTTTTACGAAAGACTGGCAGCGGGAGTGGCGGATTACCTCAAGCCAGGTGGTCTCATAGCACTTGAGATAGGTCATGACCAGGGGGAGGTGGTAAGGAGGCTTTTTGAAGAAAAGGGGTTTAAAGTTGAAACCATCAGAGATTACTCAGGACAGGAGAGAGTAGTGCTGGGATGGAGATATTAG
- the secG gene encoding preprotein translocase subunit SecG, whose protein sequence is MYYLLLTLFVIVALLLIVVVLMQRSRGDVGTAFGGMGQGVFGPGGVDTILTKVTYWLGFSLMAIAILLALTHPSKRGSLIKDEGQTAPSKTQQSIPQGQSTPSGTPSGNRP, encoded by the coding sequence ATGTATTACCTTCTTCTTACGCTTTTTGTAATAGTTGCCCTTCTGCTCATTGTTGTGGTGCTGATGCAGAGGAGCAGGGGGGATGTGGGCACCGCCTTTGGTGGAATGGGGCAGGGTGTGTTTGGACCGGGCGGTGTGGACACGATTCTTACAAAGGTCACCTACTGGCTTGGCTTTTCTCTCATGGCAATAGCCATCCTTCTTGCCCTCACCCATCCCTCAAAAAGAGGCTCTCTCATAAAAGATGAAGGTCAGACAGCTCCTTCAAAAACCCAGCAGAGCATCCCTCAGGGACAGAGCACTCCTTCTGGCACACCTTCTGGGAACAGACCATAA
- a CDS encoding ABC transporter ATP-binding protein, giving the protein MNRVIHIKNLRKVYPGGVEALKDISLEIFEGEVVGLMGPSGSGKSTLLHITAGLERPTEGEVYLMDQDIVEMDEDRLASFRQKYLGFVFQFYYLLEDFDVLENLTLIGQLAGVERPKEKALQILEYLRLTHRLRHRPSQLSGGEQQRVAIGRALMLEPRILLADEPTGNLDLAEGRRIFELFLKLREEKGLTLLVATHNEELKAYFDRIYRLKDGELIV; this is encoded by the coding sequence ATGAATAGGGTTATACACATAAAGAACCTGCGGAAAGTCTACCCGGGTGGCGTTGAGGCCCTTAAAGACATAAGTCTTGAGATCTTTGAGGGTGAGGTGGTAGGTCTGATGGGACCCTCCGGGTCTGGCAAGAGCACTCTTCTCCACATAACTGCCGGCCTTGAAAGGCCAACAGAGGGGGAGGTTTACCTTATGGACCAGGACATAGTTGAGATGGATGAGGACCGGCTCGCATCTTTCAGACAGAAGTATCTGGGCTTTGTTTTTCAGTTTTACTACCTTCTTGAGGACTTTGATGTGCTGGAAAATCTGACTCTTATAGGTCAGCTGGCTGGTGTTGAAAGACCCAAGGAAAAAGCCCTGCAGATACTTGAATACCTCAGGCTCACCCACAGGCTCAGACACAGACCCAGTCAGCTCTCTGGAGGAGAACAACAGAGGGTTGCCATAGGGAGGGCTCTCATGCTGGAACCCAGAATACTGCTTGCAGACGAGCCCACAGGAAATCTTGACCTTGCTGAGGGCAGGAGGATTTTTGAACTTTTCCTCAAACTCAGGGAGGAAAAGGGGCTGACCCTTCTTGTGGCAACACATAACGAAGAACTGAAAGCATACTTTGACCGGATATACAGGTTAAAGGATGGAGAGCTTATCGTATAA
- a CDS encoding ABC transporter permease, producing the protein MMPLLKLSLRYLLSSRGSTLLVSLIAFLGIVLSVTALLLTMGVFAGFQQALREKILSASPHIVVSLVSQENREEYRNIISQKAGVEKVYYLMLYNGLISKDGRLTSVSVKALEPEEAQEIYGQRVKDGLLVGRGLADILGLHEGDEVMVLSPMGKRTPFGILPRVRVFKVEGIFQKGVFDQDYATVVMDIRTASDFFGEGYQLSGYEVYLKDPYRAQEVKRELEKSLGDMAIVRSWIDLNKPLFNALQLEKVGIFFVLMLMIVIASFNITSLLFMKVREKVRDIAVLRTFGLRRWQVAYVFLLQGLMLGISGAFLGLLLSLVGGYFINEYRLVRVPADVYLMDHVPVHFELSDIIFTILGAVVLSLLASLLPAYRAGRESIVRVLRNE; encoded by the coding sequence ATGATGCCCCTTCTGAAGCTCTCTCTGAGATATCTCCTTTCCAGCAGAGGGTCCACCCTGCTGGTTTCTCTCATAGCCTTCCTTGGGATTGTTCTTAGCGTTACCGCCCTTCTCCTTACAATGGGCGTCTTTGCAGGCTTTCAGCAAGCCCTCAGAGAAAAAATACTTTCTGCATCGCCCCACATAGTGGTCAGCCTCGTAAGCCAGGAAAACAGAGAAGAGTATCGCAACATCATAAGTCAGAAAGCCGGCGTAGAAAAGGTCTACTATCTCATGCTCTACAACGGACTGATATCAAAGGATGGAAGGCTAACAAGCGTCAGTGTAAAGGCACTTGAGCCGGAAGAGGCTCAAGAAATATACGGGCAGAGGGTAAAGGATGGTCTTCTCGTGGGCAGAGGGCTTGCAGATATACTGGGGCTCCATGAAGGAGATGAGGTGATGGTGCTATCTCCCATGGGAAAACGAACCCCTTTTGGTATTCTTCCGAGGGTTAGAGTTTTTAAGGTTGAGGGTATCTTCCAGAAGGGGGTCTTTGACCAGGACTACGCCACAGTGGTTATGGACATCAGAACTGCCTCAGACTTTTTTGGAGAGGGATACCAGCTCTCTGGATATGAGGTATACCTCAAGGACCCTTACAGAGCCCAGGAGGTAAAAAGAGAGCTGGAAAAAAGCCTTGGGGATATGGCCATAGTGCGTTCATGGATAGACCTGAACAAACCTCTTTTCAATGCACTACAGCTTGAGAAGGTGGGAATATTTTTTGTGCTCATGCTCATGATTGTAATAGCCTCCTTCAACATAACAAGCCTTCTTTTCATGAAGGTAAGGGAAAAGGTAAGAGATATAGCTGTTCTGAGAACCTTTGGCTTGAGGAGATGGCAGGTGGCGTATGTATTCCTTCTTCAAGGTCTTATGCTGGGTATTTCTGGAGCCTTCCTCGGCCTCCTTCTGTCTCTGGTAGGAGGATATTTTATCAACGAATACAGGCTTGTAAGGGTTCCAGCGGATGTCTACCTCATGGACCACGTGCCCGTGCACTTTGAACTTTCCGACATTATTTTTACAATTCTGGGTGCCGTAGTTCTTTCCCTTCTGGCAAGCCTCCTCCCCGCCTACAGGGCGGGAAGGGAAAGTATAGTAAGGGTCCTTAGAAATGAATAG
- the mtnA gene encoding S-methyl-5-thioribose-1-phosphate isomerase, whose translation MEVKAFYWKGDTLELLDQRELPDREIWHNLKDYREVARAIKDMVVRGAPAIGCVAAYGFVLGVRSGENPEKVYETLKNTRPTAYNLFWALDRMKRCLQEGRDIEAEARVIEEEDYMANRKMGELGQKLIPAGARILTHCNTGALATAGWGTALGVIRSAHYAGKNVSVWVDETRPYLQGSRLTAWELLKEGIPHSIITDSTAGFLMRKGLVDCVIVGADRITKDYHVANKIGTYSLSVLAKAHGIPFYVAAPRSTFDTRSITGDSIAIEERDEREVKFIRDIPVAPEGSPALHLAFDITPPENITAIITEESIIKL comes from the coding sequence ATGGAAGTGAAGGCCTTTTACTGGAAGGGTGATACCCTTGAGCTTCTGGACCAGAGAGAGCTTCCCGATAGAGAAATATGGCACAATCTAAAAGACTACAGAGAAGTGGCCCGGGCAATAAAGGATATGGTTGTGAGGGGAGCACCAGCCATTGGATGCGTTGCCGCCTATGGCTTTGTCCTTGGCGTGAGGTCTGGAGAAAATCCGGAGAAAGTCTATGAAACCCTCAAAAACACAAGGCCTACTGCATACAACCTCTTTTGGGCGCTGGACAGAATGAAAAGATGCCTTCAGGAAGGCAGGGACATAGAAGCAGAGGCAAGGGTTATAGAAGAGGAGGACTATATGGCAAACAGAAAAATGGGGGAGCTTGGCCAGAAGCTCATCCCCGCAGGAGCAAGGATACTGACCCATTGCAATACTGGAGCTCTGGCAACTGCCGGCTGGGGCACAGCCCTCGGTGTCATAAGGTCTGCACATTATGCAGGGAAGAATGTTTCCGTATGGGTAGACGAGACAAGACCTTACCTTCAGGGCTCAAGACTTACAGCCTGGGAACTTCTTAAAGAGGGCATACCCCACAGTATAATCACAGATTCAACCGCTGGCTTTCTTATGAGAAAAGGACTGGTGGACTGTGTTATAGTGGGTGCAGACAGGATAACAAAGGATTACCATGTGGCAAACAAAATTGGAACATATTCACTCTCAGTGCTTGCAAAGGCTCACGGAATACCCTTCTATGTGGCGGCCCCGAGGTCAACCTTTGACACCAGATCCATCACGGGAGACAGCATAGCCATAGAAGAAAGGGACGAGAGAGAGGTGAAGTTTATAAGAGATATTCCTGTAGCCCCAGAGGGCTCGCCCGCCCTTCACCTAGCCTTTGATATAACTCCACCAGAAAACATAACTGCCATAATAACAGAGGAAAGTATAATAAAACTATGA
- the secD gene encoding protein translocase subunit SecD, whose protein sequence is MKDLKINLLILLLIIAVSVAVVVLKPVNLGLDLRGGISMVIQPDMNYSLEQEYERLLKDVEQKLREGGVRVLDVTAGVDGIKVELLEEGEYIKLSSLLEREFPRFTVARRERGEVFIRLKDAEIEQLRSGVLTQTMEVLRRRIDELGVVQPVITRIGADRILVELPGVLDIQRAKSIVGRTALLELKLVVEAGPKEALQEKLTRDYELLPDQSGTEWFLVEKLPVITGADLKTAYTTTDEFGMPAVGFELAGRGSEVFAQATEQNIGRRLAIVLDKRVISAPVIRSRISDRGQISGNFTPEEAKELAIVLRAGALPTKVNFLQESVVGPSLGRDAIEQGMKAGIAGFLLLVLVLVARYRTAGVTATLSIILNALMLWAGLVALGGTLTLPGIAGIILNMGIAVDSNVLIFERVKEELRLGNSVRKSIELGYRRTLSAVWDTHITLLVAALILFQFGSGPVKGFATTLTIGTIASFVSNVYFAKVLLELLSRLRLFRV, encoded by the coding sequence ATGAAGGACCTGAAAATTAACCTCCTTATCCTGCTCTTGATAATAGCTGTCTCGGTGGCGGTGGTTGTCCTCAAGCCTGTAAACCTCGGACTTGACCTCAGGGGCGGTATATCAATGGTTATACAGCCCGATATGAACTACAGCCTTGAGCAGGAATATGAGAGGCTCCTCAAAGATGTGGAGCAGAAGCTGAGAGAGGGAGGGGTCAGGGTTCTTGATGTTACGGCGGGTGTTGATGGAATAAAGGTTGAGTTGCTTGAAGAAGGCGAATACATTAAGCTTTCCTCCCTCCTTGAAAGAGAATTTCCCAGGTTTACGGTAGCAAGAAGGGAAAGAGGTGAGGTATTCATCAGGCTAAAGGATGCAGAGATAGAACAGCTCAGAAGTGGAGTGCTCACGCAGACAATGGAGGTTCTCCGCAGGAGGATTGATGAGCTGGGCGTAGTCCAGCCCGTCATAACTCGTATAGGTGCAGATAGAATACTGGTGGAGCTTCCTGGAGTTTTGGACATACAGAGGGCAAAGTCCATAGTGGGAAGAACCGCACTTCTGGAGCTAAAGCTGGTTGTGGAAGCAGGACCGAAGGAGGCGCTTCAGGAAAAACTCACAAGGGACTACGAGCTCCTCCCGGACCAGAGCGGGACAGAATGGTTTCTTGTGGAAAAACTACCGGTAATAACCGGGGCAGACCTGAAGACCGCCTACACCACAACCGACGAGTTTGGTATGCCCGCAGTGGGTTTTGAGCTTGCAGGAAGGGGTTCAGAGGTATTTGCACAGGCAACAGAGCAGAACATAGGCAGAAGGCTTGCTATAGTGCTTGACAAGAGAGTAATCTCTGCACCCGTTATAAGAAGCAGGATAAGCGACAGAGGGCAGATAAGTGGGAACTTTACACCCGAAGAGGCAAAAGAGCTCGCCATAGTGCTGAGAGCGGGTGCTCTTCCCACAAAGGTTAATTTCCTGCAGGAAAGCGTGGTTGGTCCCTCCCTTGGAAGGGATGCCATAGAGCAGGGTATGAAGGCTGGAATAGCAGGCTTTTTGCTCCTTGTTCTTGTCCTCGTAGCCAGATACAGAACTGCGGGCGTCACCGCTACACTCTCCATAATCCTTAATGCCCTCATGCTCTGGGCTGGTCTAGTTGCTCTTGGTGGGACCCTTACCCTTCCGGGCATTGCGGGCATAATACTGAACATGGGCATAGCGGTGGACTCAAACGTCCTCATATTTGAGAGGGTAAAGGAAGAACTCAGGCTTGGCAACAGCGTGAGAAAATCCATTGAGCTGGGCTACAGAAGAACCCTCAGCGCAGTATGGGACACACACATAACGCTTCTTGTGGCGGCCCTCATACTCTTCCAGTTCGGCAGTGGTCCCGTAAAGGGCTTTGCCACAACCCTTACCATAGGAACAATAGCCTCCTTTGTTTCAAACGTTTACTTTGCCAAGGTTCTTTTAGAACTTCTAAGCAGGCTCAGGCTTTTCAGGGTCTAA